The Plasmodium malariae genome assembly, chromosome: 3 genome window below encodes:
- the PmUG01_03021300 gene encoding conserved Plasmodium protein, unknown function, which yields MQHGWNNKRDKRGELFFDQNSGNSFIHCDMIKCMHEKGKEKLKKFLKANDNLIYDDVFHLNIYIKNIWVSMNLRCKFSIYDLILIARSFKNTEIIYDDTGFNANIEESFFKGDGEDEGENEDEDKNDVEKKKKRKKKKNLFFIYFHNYKIRKNVVKIFFQNPYVVCFIHKNGSIHIHGALTLRKMLLILIKVVKKLKYKTFWMYLNGKINRTHIDNSYPRFGEDLHRRVDSRRNDSPICYDFTPVLNDECLRDEHAHGQVNIACNVLPIAKNANAELRYFRDCGQGCSEHILGEKANLEKRDDAGEKEVEEMEEVEEMEEMEDVEEVEDMEEQGENTPMISNFTDDDSQLSAGLSTDDLRAINSSVTNSMNAKEAIIFCENVIEEVKSKLKNYESEFCVKGPPPRKEENEVEEKDDEDEEKSIKLLKDNNNRTNTNTCNIFGVVIRTDENDENVENDENDENDENDENDENDENDENDENDENDENDENCKNGKNGKSGKYGKNGKYGKNGKNGKNGKNGKNYKIIKNCKNCKNMNSAGIAKNAKKSPNKKFPLKFLKKYDEPLNKDSNRNDLFSYSSENERLNYYNYGMCVSPNNLDNLNNAFSNEISQKKKDVKSCKDTPSNESNFHQNCEHNIDDIIITPSNSTNYISKHSKKKNIHVYDKNVYSMKVQKINLSEESPSRAKQLFFQNNNKKVFNKKHIYKFDTYHKWKYIIRDDIIFDMNYFYIKQFVCVFKIKLKYFDIMKFYKYNEFKNILTDINNIIYIKIDQNLINKLIEQANLENLVKNNSIYNYKGNNQNSVRTVLLFSSGNVVIYACKNRREVLCVSRFIINTLRRNNNLVM from the coding sequence ATGCAGCACGGATGGAATAATAAAAGGGATAAAAGAGGCGAACTGTTTTTCGACCAGAACAGCGGTAACAGTTTTATTCATTGTGACATGATAAAATGTATGCACGAAAaaggaaaggaaaaattaaagaaatttttaaaagctaatgataatttaatatacGATGATGTGTttcatttgaatatatacataaagaACATATGGGTTTCAATGAACCTAAGATGtaaattttccatatatgatttaattttaatcGCAAggtcttttaaaaataccgaaataatatatgatgaTACAGGTTTTAATGCAAATATTGAAGAGTCTTTTTTTAAAGGGGATGGTGAAGATGAAGGTGAAAATGAAGATGAAGATAAAAATgatgtagaaaaaaaaaaaaaaagaaaaaaaaaaaaaaatttatttttcatttattttcataattataaaattcgaaaaaatgtggtaaaaatattttttcaaaatccATATGTTGTTtgttttattcataaaaatgggTCGATACATATACATGGTGCACTTACATTGAGgaaaatgttattaatattaataaaagtagttaaaaaattgaaatataaaacattctGGATGTATTTAAATGGTAAGATTAACCGTACCCATATTGACAATTCTTATCCTAGATTTGGTGAAGATCTACATAGGAGGGTGGACTCTAGACGAAATGACTCCCCTATCTGTTATGATTTTACACCTGTCTTAAATGATGAATGTTTAAGAGATGAACATGCACATGGTCAGGTAAATATCGCCTGCAATGTATTGCCCATCGCTAAAAACGCGAATGCTGAATTAAGGTATTTTCGAGATTGTGGTCAAGGATGTAGTGAGCACATATTGGGAGAAAAGGCAAATTTGGAAAAGAGGGATGATGCGGGAGAAAAAGAAGTGGAAGAAATggaagaagtggaagaaATGGAAGAAATGGAAGACGTGGAAGAAGTGGAAGACATGGAAGAGCAGGGAGAAAACACCCCAATGATCAGCAATTTCACGGATGATGATTCACAGCTGAGCGCTGGTTTGAGTACGGACGACCTAAGAGCAATTAATTCGTCTGTAACAAACAGCATGAACGCGAAAGAagcaattattttttgcgAAAATGTTATTGAAGAAGTTAAGtcgaaattaaaaaattatgagaGCGAATTTTGCGTGAAAGGACCACCACCacgaaaagaagaaaatgagGTGGAAGAAAAAGACGATGAAGACGAagaaaaaagcataaaattGTTGAAGGATAATAATAATCGCACAAACACAAATACATGCAATATTTTTGGTGTTGTTATAAGAACtgatgaaaatgatgaaaacgTTGAAAACgatgaaaatgatgaaaatgatgaaaacgatgaaaatgatgaaaatgatgaaaatgatgaaaatgatgaaaatgatgaaaatgatgaaaatgatgaaaattgtaaaaatggtaaaaatggtaaaagtGGTAAATATGGtaaaaatggtaaatatggtaaaaatggtaaaaatggtaaaaatggtaaaaatggtaaaaattataaaattatcaaaaattgcaaaaattgcaaaaatatgaacagtgCAGGAATTGCAAAAAATGCCAAAAAAAGCCccaataaaaaatttccgttaaaatttttaaaaaagtacgACGAGCCGTTAAATAAAGACTCAAATCGGAACGATCTGTTCTCATATTCAAGTGAAAATGAACgattaaattattacaattatggTATGTGCGTCAGTCCTAACAATCTTGACAATCTTAACAATGCTTTTTCAAATGAGATaagccaaaaaaaaaaagacgtaAAAAGCTGTAAAGATACCCCATCAAATGAGTCTAATTTTCATCAAAATTGTGAGCATAATATCGATGACATAATAATAACCCCATCTAATAgcacaaattatatatcaaaacattcaaaaaaaaagaatatacatgtatatgataaaaatgtatactcCATGaaagtacaaaaaataaatttgagTGAGGAGAGTCCCTCTCGCGCAAAACagttattttttcaaaataataataaaaaggtgTTTAAcaaaaagcatatatataaatttgacACCTATCataaatggaaatatattattcgaGATGATATCATTTTTgatatgaattatttttatattaaacaatttgtgtgtgtatttaaaattaaattaaaatattttgatataatgaaattttataaatataacgaatttaaaaatatactaactgatattaataacattatatatataaaaatagatcaaaatcttataaataaattaattgaaCAAGCCAATTTAGAAAACTTggttaaaaataattccatttataattacaaaGGAAATAACCAAAATTCTGTTAGGACTGTTTTATTGTTTAGTTCGGGGAATGTTGTTATTTATGCCTGTAAGAACAGGCGCGAAGTTTTGTGTGTGTCCAGGTTTATTATTAACACACTTAGGAGAAACAATAACTTAGTGATGTGA
- the PmUG01_03021400 gene encoding DEAD box ATP-dependent RNA helicase, putative, giving the protein MVSVENVKNLVKLCRIFQNVKISLSVESGRSSCFFRTVATDVAATAVTVGTPMSGSITAAITAAAGTTTPITNNVKEKESKSEAEENYLAEFVNGGKKIIYDNMNDLNALCLTKLKKLKADVHILTSSNREYVPYYFYDFFLAHYSFQSNYNNCLDKIEALKKMNDSIGNNEMKAEQIIGNNFFFCSSEDNTFIIKNRKLIIYDKKEEKTHIYCNREAVQKGIFIHNNYDKYAPDALCTTTDKCSTHYDKAVLHYNEVNHMNIDSFIKLSLEKNFRMKYVTTVQYCLFPFFLKNFDVLVHSFKGTGKTLAYCIPLLHKIIVQINNLKRNCTIIKENYVLALVVCPNIILVEQTYAIIKKLIMYHPCNIICHYIHGRKYMNMQDEINELKKKKPHVIVTTPVSFINHIKFSTNFSRMFFLCDTLIIDEAYFLLNPNYLKNILIIKNVLPKGHQTILLTCLVNNFLKHLAYRFLRLNYVHLNFVDNCIYDSNIFHAAALMNIINFNSNEKLNYINYISKNKNSRLFQLHHELNAKLITMYRHNILNCDDLGKLWHCKDATTFYQNVNAFNSYIVNSSVGSSSDKQLDFQNDFLAGHKSGNKSISINSSRSGNISNSSCSTKVDIGQGEQSKEHLGNDAPDGKGKNSNTEHSVNEKNNLNLCDKRNELMDENNSKINTKRKIKRRTEEITEEITEEFIYRGTQNDEKIKKLKLNNSDYNNYTVYSKNCVKYEENKGKNIPTHIFLKQEYLIYESDKLALILFNIICKELLSNDNINIVIFMPTVKMVQFFYVIFKHYIFKGYIFLLYLKLNNSLKKKNLFFISHYYDKENVNFSVSSDPFVSIDHVLPNSSIENSKKEVNDLGKGKDAFCYFSEEIYANCSKSSEQSEIQSDCLNEQNEYKLQDEEEFCYEKGGENNTIYQKEYEQLKDMLISCLHSKLSLDKKIYTLNNFNNSEKKKKILFSTSMVCQGIEIDNVDLVIQIGVCASIDEYILRTNIATTKAMQGRSLLLLNELEGHYLFILYKNNIIISSISKNYLNYIYKENNLLYTLLKYKRRNKNVSENSLQKSNYITNNLIKVKKEDNNYDYNLEGEQIKLCNEELQNYGDNIDKGETFNFFYNSQIRHVEWHKHNHLLCSCELMYRSLLGFYCEKNENFKFEKWQVPSLIKNIIYSFGYFENFYITKSMAARLQVLNAPDVYIKFHAKSKSVLMSALPSYKGYKSRINELNHKCYAGGSSTRSSMSRSMSNSSNNVIYNGKESTSTESYNGSGISLGHTRVNRTILEENSRMMDEYTKGEKCKKTFIKKCPLYFPIQKYLL; this is encoded by the coding sequence ATGGTGTCAGtggaaaatgtaaaaaatttagtaaaaCTTTGTCGAATTTTccaaaatgttaaaatttcACTGAGCGTAGAAAGTGGTAGGAGCAGCTGTTTTTTTAGGACTGTTGCTACTGATGTGGCTGCTACTGCGGTTACTGTAGGTACTCCGATGTCTGGTTCTATCACCGCTGCTATAACCGCTGCGGCAGGCACTACTACCCCTATCACGAACAATGTCAAGGAGAAAGAGTCGAAGAGCGAAGCCGAGGAAAACTATTTAGCAGAGTTTGTTaatgggggaaaaaaaataatatatgacaATATGAACGATTTAAATGCATTATGCTTaacaaaattgaaaaaactCAAAGCGGATGTACATATACTAACGTCATCGAACAGGGAATACGTGCCATACTATTTTTATGACTTCTTCCTCGCACACTATTCTTTTCaaagtaattataataattgcTTAGATAAAATTGAAgcgttaaaaaaaatgaatgatagtataggaaataatgaaatgaaaGCGGAACAGATAATaggtaataatttttttttttgttcatctGAAGATAACACATTCatcattaaaaatagaaaattaataatttatgataaaaaagaggaaaaaacgCACATATATTGTAATAGGGAAGCTGTTCAAAAAGGAATTTTCATTCACAACAACTATGATAAATACGCGCCAGACGCATTATGCACCACTACAGATAAATGTAGTACACATTACGATAAAGCAGTTTTGCATTATAATGAGGTAAACCATATGAACATTGATTCATTTATTAAGTTAAGtctagaaaaaaattttcgcATGAAATATGTTACTACTGTTCAATATTGTTtattcccattttttttaaagaattttgATGTCCTAGTTCATTCATTTAAAGGTACTGGAAAAACGCTAGCTTATTGTATACCacttttacataaaataatagtccaaataaataatttgaaaagaaattgtacaataataaaagaaaattatgttCTTGCGCTTGTTGTTTGtccaaatataattttagttGAACAAACTTATgcaattattaaaaaattaattatgtaCCATCCATGTAATATCATATGTCATTATATACATggaagaaaatatatgaacatgcaAGACgaaattaatgaattaaaaaaaaaaaagccacATGTAATTGTAACAACACCTGTATCTTTTATAAATCATATCAAGTTTTCAACAAATTTTTCaagaatgttttttttatgtgaTACATTAATTATTGATGAAgcttattttcttttaaatccAAActatcttaaaaatattttaattataaaaaacgtTTTACCTAAAGGACATCAgacaattttattaacatgtcttgttaataattttttaaagcatTTAGCATATAGATTTTTACGATTAAATTATGTgcatttaaattttgttgACAATTGTATTTATGACAGCAATATTTTTCATGCAGCTGCTCTCATGAACATAATCAATTTTAattcaaatgaaaaattaaactacattaattatattagtaaaaataaaaacagcCGCCTTTTCCAGTTGCACCACGAGCTTAATGCTAAGTTGATAACTATGTATAGACATAACATATTGAACTGCGACGATTTGGGAAAACTCTGGCATTGCAAAGACGCTACGACATTTTATCAAAACGTCAACGCGTTTAACTCGTATATAGTGAACAGCTCTGTAGGCAGTTCATCTGATAAGCAACTGGACTTTCAAAATGATTTTTTGGCGGGGCACAAAAGCGGTAATAAGAGCATTAGCATCAATAGCAGCCGTAGCGGCAACATCAGTAACAGCAGCTGTAGTACCAAGGTTGATATTGGGCAAGGTGAACAAAGCAAAGAGCATTTAGGGAATGACGCACCTGATGGAAAGGGAAAAAACAGTAACACCGAACACAGTgtaaatgagaaaaataatttaaacttGTGCGATAAAAGAAACGAACTGATGGATGAAAATaacagtaaaataaatactaaaagaaaaataaaaagacgGACGGAAGAGATTACGGAAGAGATTACGGAAGAATTCATATATAGAGGTACtcaaaatgatgaaaaaataaaaaaattaaaattaaataatagtgattataataattacacAGTTTATAGTAAGAACTGTGtgaaatatgaagaaaataaagggaaaaataTACCTAcgcacatatttttaaaacaagaatatttaatatacgAATCGGACAAACTTgctttaatattattcaatataatttgtaaagAGCTTTTAtcaaatgataatataaatattgttatttttatgccAACAGTTAAAAtggtacaatttttttatgtcatttttaagcattatatatttaaggggtacatatttttactttatttaaaattgaataattcgttaaaaaaaaaaaatttattttttatatcccattattatgataaggaaaatgtaaatttttctgtttcttCTGATCCTTTTGTTTCCATTGATCATGTCTTACCTAATTCGTCAATCGAAAATTCCAAAAAGGAAGTAAACGATTTAGGTAAAGGAAAAGATGCATTTTGTTACTTTAGCGAGGAGATTTATGCTAATTGTAGCAAAAGCAGTGAACAAAGTGAAATTCAATCGGACTgtttaaatgaacaaaatgaatataaactTCAGGATGAAGAAGAATTTTGTTATGAAAAAGGAGGAGAAAACAATACAATATATCAAAAAGAATATGAACAATTGAAAGATATGTTAATTTCCTGCCTACACAGCAAATTGAGCttggataaaaaaatatatacattgaataattttaacaattcagaaaaaaaaaaaaaaattttattttctaccTCTATGGTATGCCAAGGAATTGAAATAGATAATGTAGACTTAGTAATACAGATAGGTGTGTGTGCAAGTATtgatgaatatattttaaggaCAAACATTGCTACAACAAAAGCTATGCAAGGAAGAagcttattattattaaacgAATTAGAGggacattatttatttattttgtataaaaataatattattattagtagcATAAgtaagaattatttaaattatatatataaggagAACAATTTGTTATATACTTTGTTGAAGTATAAAAGACGCAATAAAAATGTGAGTGAGAATAGCTTACAAAAGAGcaattatataacaaataatttaataaaggTTAAGAAAGAAGACAATAATTATGATTACAATTTGGAGGGGgaacaaattaaattatgtaatgAAGAACTACAAAATTATGGTGATAATATAGACAAAGGGGAAAcgttcaattttttttataattctcaGATAAGACATGTTGAATGGCATAAACATAATCATTTATTATGTTCATGTGAATTGATGTACAGATCATTACTAGGTTTTTATTgtgaaaaaaacgaaaattttaaatttgaaaaatggcAAGTACCaagtttaattaaaaatatcatttattcttttggctattttgaaaatttttatataacaaaatcCATGGCTGCGAGACTTCAAGTTCTGAATGCGCCTGACGTGTACATAAAATTTCATGCAAAATCCAAGAGTGTGTTAATGTCTGCACTGCCGTCTTACAAAGGGTACAAGTCCAGAATTAACGAATTAAACCACAAATGTTATGCGGGAGGAAGTTCTACGAGAAGTTCAATGAGCAGATCAATGAGCAATTCGTCAAATaacgtaatatataatggaaaGGAGTCCACGTCTACCGAATCCTACAATGGAAGCGGCATTTCTTTGGGGCATACTCGAGTAAATCGAACTATTTTAGAAGAAAATTCAAGAATGATGGACGAATATACAAAGGgagaaaaatgcaaaaaaacatttataaaaaaatgtcctttatattttccaattcagaaatatttattataa
- the PmUG01_03021700 gene encoding conserved Plasmodium protein, unknown function: MTLFINLALNRYATVKCEDNIFEEIPVEANKPFNENIMNILSSVTLGQSVKREKNVLSNLASYTQLLKLVSSLDSQDEEYEGLFHINTTKKRSNNKQFEIIYSPKKTYKNNVNDVKKEINKTLFG; encoded by the coding sequence atgaccCTTTTCATAAATCTCGCGCTGAATAGATATGCAACAGTAAAATGTGAAGATAATATCTTTGAGGAAATACCAGTAGAAGCAAACAAACCGTTTAATGAAAACATTATGAACATTTTAAGTTCAGTAACCTTAGGTCAAAGtgtaaaaagagaaaaaaatgttttatcgAACTTGGCTAGTTACACACAATTACTAAAACTTGTGAGTTCACTTGATTCTCAGGATGAGGAATATGAAGgattatttcatattaataCGACAAAAAAGAGAAGCAATAATAAACAATTTGAAATTATATACTCCCCCAAAAAAActtacaaaaataatgtaaacgatgtgaaaaaagaaataaacaaAACACTATTTGGGTAG